From the Roseibium salinum genome, one window contains:
- a CDS encoding UDP-glucose dehydrogenase family protein produces the protein MRVAMIGTGYVGLVSGTCFADFGHVVTCIDKDASKIDALNNGRIPIYEPGLQDLVAKNVAEERLFFRTDPKDAIREADAVFIAVGTPTRRGDGHADLSYVYAAAEEIAGLIDGFTVIVTKSTVPVGTGDEVEAIVRRTNPDADFAVVSNPEFLREGAAISDFKRPDRVIVGTESQRAVGVMQELYRPLFLNETPIIVTRRRTSELTKYAANAFLAVKITFINEIADLCEKVGANVQEVSRGIGLDNRIGSKFLHAGPGYGGSCFPKDTLALSRIAAEAGSNLKIVDSVIEVNAARKKKMADKVIDFMGGDVSGKTVALLGLAFKPNTDDMREAPSIDIVEKLQAAGARIRAYDPASMEEAGKYMKDVLFCDGPYHAIENADVVVIVTEWDQFRALDLDRVKSLLKTPKVVDLRNIYKPDYMKDRGFDYTSVGRTY, from the coding sequence ATGCGCGTTGCCATGATTGGGACCGGTTACGTCGGTCTGGTTTCCGGAACATGTTTTGCCGATTTCGGTCATGTCGTCACTTGCATCGACAAGGACGCATCGAAAATCGATGCCCTGAACAACGGCCGGATTCCAATCTACGAGCCGGGCCTTCAGGATCTCGTTGCAAAGAACGTTGCCGAAGAGCGGCTCTTCTTCAGGACCGACCCCAAGGACGCGATCAGGGAGGCGGATGCGGTCTTCATCGCCGTGGGCACGCCGACCCGCCGCGGCGACGGGCACGCCGACCTTTCCTATGTCTATGCCGCGGCCGAGGAAATCGCCGGCCTCATCGACGGCTTCACCGTGATCGTCACCAAGTCGACCGTTCCGGTGGGAACGGGCGACGAAGTGGAGGCCATCGTCCGCAGAACCAATCCGGACGCCGATTTCGCCGTCGTCTCAAATCCGGAATTCCTGCGCGAGGGCGCCGCGATCAGCGATTTCAAGCGTCCGGACCGGGTCATCGTCGGCACCGAAAGCCAGCGGGCCGTCGGCGTGATGCAGGAGCTCTACCGGCCGCTGTTCCTCAACGAAACGCCGATCATCGTCACCCGGCGGCGGACCTCCGAGCTCACCAAATATGCCGCCAACGCATTCCTGGCGGTCAAGATCACCTTCATCAACGAAATCGCGGATCTTTGTGAAAAGGTCGGCGCGAACGTGCAGGAAGTCTCCAGAGGCATCGGCCTCGACAACCGCATCGGCTCGAAATTCCTGCATGCGGGCCCCGGTTACGGCGGCTCGTGTTTTCCAAAGGATACGCTCGCGCTATCCCGGATTGCCGCCGAGGCCGGCTCCAATCTGAAGATCGTGGATTCCGTGATCGAGGTGAATGCAGCCCGCAAGAAGAAGATGGCGGACAAGGTCATCGATTTCATGGGCGGCGATGTCAGCGGCAAGACCGTGGCCCTGCTGGGTCTTGCGTTCAAGCCGAACACCGACGACATGCGCGAGGCCCCCAGCATCGACATCGTCGAAAAGCTGCAGGCGGCAGGCGCCAGGATCCGTGCCTACGATCCGGCGAGCATGGAAGAAGCCGGCAAATACATGAAGGACGTCCTGTTCTGCGACGGTCCGTATCATGCCATCGAGAATGCGGATGTGGTCGTGATCGTGACGGAATGGGACCAGTTCCGGGCGCTGGATCTGGACCGGGTCAAGTCCCTGCTCAAGACTCCGAAGGTGGTCGACCTGCGGAACATCTACAAGCCGGACTACATGAAGGACCGCGGTTTCGACTATACCAGCGTCGGGCGCACCTACTGA
- the aroQ gene encoding type II 3-dehydroquinate dehydratase, producing MSQAIYVLNGPNLNLLGKREPGIYGKQTLDDVRQLCESVADQSGLKVVFRQSNAEHELIDWIHEARESAQGIIINPAAYTHTSIAILDALSACSFPVIEVHISNIHKRESFRHHSYVSARADAVIAGCGVHGYQLAMQHMATLVGGG from the coding sequence ATGTCACAGGCCATTTACGTTCTGAACGGACCGAATCTCAATCTTCTCGGGAAGCGGGAACCGGGGATCTACGGGAAGCAGACGCTGGACGATGTGCGGCAACTGTGCGAGTCCGTCGCGGACCAGTCCGGGCTCAAAGTGGTGTTCCGCCAGAGCAATGCGGAGCACGAACTGATCGACTGGATCCACGAGGCCCGGGAGTCCGCGCAGGGGATCATCATCAATCCGGCGGCCTATACCCACACGTCGATCGCGATCCTGGACGCGTTGAGTGCCTGCAGCTTTCCGGTCATCGAGGTACATATCTCCAATATCCACAAGCGCGAAAGCTTCCGGCATCATTCCTATGTCTCCGCAAGGGCCGACGCGGTCATTGCCGGCTGCGGCGTGCACGGCTATCAGCTCGCCATGCAGCACATGGCGACGCTGGTCGGGGGCGGTTGA
- a CDS encoding response regulator, translating into MSLDLASLTFLLVEDSAYMRTILRTMLQGFGARRIVEAEDGASGLEAMDRANPDILILDWVMPILDGADMVRMIRSPNNPFAYIPIIMVTAHTERSRIVEARRLGVHELLSKPISAKSLYQRVSSVILHPRDFIKTATYFGPAPREIRNRQKIWQGGPGQAPGQEPREGESGNVTAIG; encoded by the coding sequence GTGAGCCTGGATCTTGCCTCACTGACATTCTTGCTGGTCGAGGACAGCGCCTACATGCGAACGATCCTGCGCACGATGCTGCAGGGTTTTGGCGCGCGCCGCATTGTCGAAGCCGAAGACGGGGCCTCGGGCCTTGAGGCGATGGACCGTGCAAATCCGGACATCCTCATTCTGGATTGGGTCATGCCCATTCTGGACGGGGCCGACATGGTGCGCATGATCCGCAGCCCGAACAATCCGTTCGCCTATATTCCGATCATCATGGTCACGGCCCATACGGAGCGCAGCCGGATCGTGGAAGCACGCAGACTGGGCGTTCACGAGCTTCTGTCCAAACCGATCTCGGCCAAATCGCTCTATCAGCGTGTATCAAGCGTGATCCTGCATCCCCGCGACTTCATCAAGACCGCGACCTATTTCGGTCCGGCACCGCGGGAAATCCGCAACCGCCAGAAGATCTGGCAGGGTGGCCCCGGTCAGGCACCGGGACAGGAGCCGCGGGAAGGCGAAAGCGGCAACGTTACCGCGATCGGCTAG
- the ccoS gene encoding cbb3-type cytochrome oxidase assembly protein CcoS — MDVLIYLIPIALFLGGLGLVAFLWSLKSGQYDDLEGAKWRILEDDDLPEK; from the coding sequence ATGGACGTGCTGATCTACCTTATCCCGATCGCGCTCTTCCTGGGGGGCCTTGGGCTCGTCGCTTTCCTCTGGTCGCTCAAGAGCGGCCAGTATGACGACCTGGAAGGCGCCAAGTGGCGCATCCTGGAGGATGACGACCTTCCGGAGAAATGA
- a CDS encoding heavy metal translocating P-type ATPase yields MTVHQRDWQAFVTPGKDGAVHMDLAVDGITCAACMGDIERGLKRLPGIRTARVNLTSQRLGVDWVEDETGADEIVAELARLGYTAHPFDPASHRERQDKTGKELLRCLAVAGFAGMNIMLLSVSVWSGNATDITPETRDFFHWLSALIALPTVAYSGRPFLKSALNALSSGRLNMDVPITIGVSLAMALSLVQTAQHQHHAYFESAVMLLFFLLVGRYLDHNMRGRTRSFAENIAALKAEVAARINADGSVREVPLSKITAGDLVLVSGGERVPVDGAVETGASEIDQSLVTGESLLVPVKPGQRVYAGTLNGSGALQVRVEAASGATLLDEVNRLLETASQAKSKYVRIADRAARLYAPLVHSAAALTFFGWLLAGLEWQPALVISISVLIITCPCALGLAVPAVQVVAAGQLFRHGVLLNSGNAIECLSDVDTILFDKTGTLTLAEPELCAAIDPQDSVTALGGRLALASRHPLSTALVRATGAIMPLPEVKEVSGAGLETRVGDETLRLGSPEFCGASAAEVHAVLQGAPGASLLAIRFGNRPVKLLAFRQKLRSDARTVIDHLKAQGYALEILSGDTQPAVESCAQALGITVWQAGIKPAQKIARLEELQRQGRKVLMVGDGLNDAPALAGAHVSLSPVSAVHLSQAAADAVFLGDKLQPVADALRLAKRARAAIEQNLWISALYNVIAVPIAVAGFVTPLVAAVAMSASSLAVTANALKLRWGEGLAEPGPVRERLVNRERQG; encoded by the coding sequence ATGACGGTTCATCAGCGTGACTGGCAGGCATTCGTGACGCCCGGCAAGGATGGCGCGGTTCATATGGACCTTGCCGTCGACGGCATCACCTGCGCGGCCTGCATGGGCGACATCGAACGCGGACTGAAGCGCCTGCCCGGTATCCGCACGGCTCGTGTCAACCTGACCAGTCAGCGCCTTGGCGTCGACTGGGTGGAAGACGAGACCGGCGCCGACGAGATCGTCGCCGAACTGGCACGGCTGGGCTATACGGCCCATCCCTTCGACCCGGCGAGCCACAGGGAACGCCAGGACAAGACGGGCAAGGAGCTTCTGCGCTGTCTCGCGGTTGCGGGTTTTGCCGGCATGAACATCATGCTGCTGTCCGTCTCCGTCTGGTCCGGCAATGCGACCGACATCACCCCGGAAACCCGCGACTTCTTCCACTGGCTGTCGGCCCTGATTGCCTTGCCGACGGTGGCCTATAGCGGGCGCCCGTTTCTGAAAAGCGCGCTGAACGCCCTGTCGAGCGGCCGCCTGAACATGGACGTGCCGATCACGATCGGTGTCAGTCTCGCAATGGCGCTATCGCTCGTGCAGACCGCGCAGCACCAGCACCACGCCTATTTCGAATCGGCCGTGATGCTGCTGTTCTTCCTTCTGGTCGGCAGGTATCTCGACCACAACATGCGGGGCCGAACCCGGTCCTTCGCCGAAAACATCGCCGCACTCAAGGCGGAAGTTGCTGCCCGGATCAATGCCGACGGCAGTGTGCGTGAAGTGCCGCTTTCCAAGATTACCGCAGGCGATCTCGTGCTGGTTTCCGGTGGAGAGCGCGTTCCTGTCGACGGCGCGGTGGAAACAGGCGCGTCGGAAATCGACCAGAGTCTCGTCACCGGTGAGAGTCTGCTCGTCCCCGTGAAGCCCGGCCAGCGTGTCTATGCGGGCACGCTGAACGGTTCGGGCGCGCTCCAGGTACGAGTGGAGGCGGCTTCCGGCGCAACCCTGCTCGATGAGGTGAACCGGCTCCTGGAAACGGCCTCACAGGCAAAGTCGAAATATGTCCGTATTGCCGATCGAGCCGCCCGTCTTTATGCGCCGCTGGTTCACAGCGCCGCGGCACTGACTTTTTTCGGCTGGCTTCTGGCGGGGCTGGAGTGGCAACCGGCGCTGGTGATCTCCATCTCGGTGCTGATCATCACCTGTCCCTGCGCGCTTGGACTTGCTGTGCCCGCCGTCCAGGTCGTCGCCGCCGGCCAGTTGTTCCGCCACGGTGTGCTGCTCAACTCCGGCAATGCGATCGAGTGCCTGTCCGACGTCGACACGATCCTGTTCGACAAGACCGGGACGCTGACCCTGGCAGAGCCGGAACTGTGCGCGGCAATCGACCCGCAGGACAGCGTGACCGCTCTGGGCGGACGCCTTGCCCTTGCCAGCCGGCATCCGCTCTCCACGGCTCTTGTAAGGGCGACAGGCGCAATCATGCCGCTGCCCGAAGTGAAGGAAGTCTCGGGCGCCGGGTTGGAAACCCGGGTCGGCGACGAGACATTGCGCCTCGGCAGTCCTGAATTCTGCGGCGCGAGCGCAGCTGAGGTTCACGCGGTCCTGCAAGGCGCGCCGGGTGCGTCCCTGCTGGCGATCCGGTTCGGGAACCGGCCTGTGAAATTGCTCGCCTTCCGCCAGAAACTGCGGTCCGACGCCCGCACCGTCATCGATCATCTCAAGGCGCAGGGCTACGCGCTGGAAATCCTCTCCGGGGACACGCAGCCCGCGGTCGAAAGCTGCGCGCAGGCACTCGGCATCACGGTGTGGCAGGCCGGCATCAAGCCGGCGCAGAAGATTGCCCGTCTCGAAGAATTGCAGCGCCAGGGTCGAAAGGTGCTGATGGTGGGCGACGGTCTCAACGATGCCCCGGCCCTTGCGGGCGCCCATGTTTCCCTGTCGCCGGTCTCCGCCGTTCATCTCAGCCAGGCGGCCGCGGATGCGGTTTTCCTGGGCGACAAGCTGCAGCCCGTGGCCGATGCCCTGCGATTGGCGAAAAGAGCCCGCGCGGCAATCGAGCAGAACCTTTGGATTTCCGCCCTATATAACGTCATTGCCGTTCCGATTGCCGTGGCAGGCTTCGTCACGCCGCTTGTCGCGGCCGTGGCCATGTCCGCCTCGTCTCTGGCCGTCACCGCCAATGCCCTCAAGCTCCGCTGGGGCGAGGGGCTGGCTGAGCCCGGGCCCGTGCGCGAACGGCTGGTGAACCGCGAGAGGCAAGGATAA
- a CDS encoding FixH family protein, giving the protein MTMVRSNMKEPGTITGKTVLAWLLGFFGVVFAANGVFVYLAVGSFPGVVVDSSYEAGQSYNQEIAAAKAQEQLHWQVSSELVRVGPDGARLMITAADAGGGALYGLSVNALLRNPVQETADVKVRLAPDGGGRYVGEVDHVPAGNWMLILEIEQDGQRKFRSENRIFVKE; this is encoded by the coding sequence ATGACGATGGTTCGGTCGAATATGAAAGAACCCGGGACGATCACCGGAAAGACGGTTCTCGCCTGGCTGCTCGGCTTCTTTGGCGTGGTGTTTGCGGCAAACGGTGTCTTCGTCTACCTGGCGGTCGGGTCGTTCCCTGGCGTGGTGGTGGACAGCTCCTATGAGGCCGGGCAGTCCTACAATCAGGAAATCGCCGCCGCAAAGGCGCAGGAGCAACTGCACTGGCAGGTGTCGAGCGAACTCGTCCGTGTTGGCCCGGACGGCGCCAGGCTCATGATAACCGCGGCGGATGCCGGCGGCGGCGCGCTCTATGGCCTGAGCGTCAATGCCCTTCTGCGCAACCCCGTGCAGGAAACGGCCGACGTGAAAGTCCGCCTCGCACCCGACGGCGGCGGACGCTATGTCGGGGAGGTGGACCATGTGCCGGCGGGCAACTGGATGCTCATTCTCGAAATCGAACAGGACGGTCAGCGGAAATTCAGGTCCGAGAACCGGATCTTCGTGAAAGAGTGA
- the ccoG gene encoding cytochrome c oxidase accessory protein CcoG has translation MSTDTETHQAGQAGQTETWFEAAKKIYPMATHGKFRRIKWGLLFLTLGIYYFLPFIRYDRGPDAPSQAVLVDMENRRAYFFFIEIWPQEVYYLTGLLIIAAVALFLMNAVAGRIWCGYLCPQTVWTDLFLWVERKVEGDRRERMALDKEPLSFGKVRKRITKHFFWLMIAWWTGGAWVLYFNDAPTLVWQLLTFQAPMVAYVWIAILTSTTYLLAGFMREQVCIYMCPWPRIQAALTDEKALNVTYLWDRGEPRGSLKQNRKLAEQGMPAGDCIDCYQCFQVCPTGVDIRKGMQLDCIQCGLCIDACDNVMTKIGKPTGLIGYDTDENIQRRIEGKEPVYEIVRPRTIIYAAVIVLVGAIMLFTLLNRDFADISVLHDRNPVFVELSDGSVRNGYTVRLSNKRLHSRSFMLHVEGMPPNTSVEAIGVDTSFAGRPILEVGPDTTREVRVLVTSPGWEKLPPSTPVTFRITESVMGEVVTAKDTFKAPDRP, from the coding sequence ATGTCTACGGACACCGAGACCCATCAGGCCGGGCAGGCCGGGCAGACGGAGACCTGGTTCGAGGCCGCGAAGAAGATCTATCCGATGGCCACGCACGGCAAGTTCCGCCGGATAAAGTGGGGTCTGCTTTTCCTTACGCTCGGCATCTACTATTTCCTGCCGTTCATCCGCTATGACCGCGGACCGGATGCCCCCAGCCAGGCCGTCCTGGTCGATATGGAGAACAGGCGCGCCTATTTCTTCTTCATCGAAATCTGGCCGCAGGAAGTCTATTACCTGACCGGGCTCCTGATCATTGCCGCGGTGGCGCTGTTCCTGATGAACGCCGTGGCGGGCCGGATCTGGTGCGGCTACCTGTGCCCCCAGACGGTCTGGACGGACCTGTTCTTGTGGGTCGAGCGCAAGGTTGAAGGGGACCGGCGCGAGCGTATGGCCCTGGACAAGGAGCCGCTGAGCTTCGGCAAGGTCCGCAAGCGGATCACCAAGCATTTTTTCTGGCTGATGATCGCCTGGTGGACCGGGGGTGCCTGGGTCCTCTATTTCAACGACGCGCCGACCCTGGTCTGGCAGTTGCTGACCTTCCAGGCGCCGATGGTGGCCTATGTCTGGATTGCGATCCTCACGTCGACGACCTATCTGCTCGCCGGCTTCATGCGCGAGCAGGTCTGCATCTACATGTGCCCGTGGCCGCGCATTCAGGCGGCACTGACGGACGAGAAGGCCCTTAACGTCACGTATCTGTGGGACCGCGGCGAACCGCGCGGATCGCTGAAGCAGAACAGGAAGCTTGCCGAACAGGGGATGCCTGCCGGCGACTGCATCGATTGCTATCAGTGCTTTCAGGTTTGTCCGACAGGGGTCGATATCCGCAAGGGCATGCAACTCGACTGCATCCAGTGCGGATTGTGCATCGACGCCTGCGACAACGTGATGACCAAGATCGGCAAGCCGACCGGACTGATCGGGTATGACACGGACGAGAACATTCAGCGCCGCATTGAGGGCAAGGAACCGGTCTACGAAATCGTCCGGCCGCGAACGATCATCTATGCGGCGGTCATTGTCCTGGTCGGCGCCATCATGCTGTTCACCCTGCTGAACCGGGATTTTGCCGACATCAGCGTGCTGCACGACCGGAACCCGGTTTTCGTGGAACTGTCTGACGGCTCGGTGCGCAACGGCTACACGGTGCGCCTTTCCAACAAGCGCCTCCATTCCCGCAGCTTCATGCTGCATGTGGAAGGCATGCCGCCGAACACATCGGTGGAGGCAATCGGCGTCGACACGAGCTTTGCCGGACGTCCGATCCTCGAAGTCGGTCCGGACACCACGCGGGAAGTCCGCGTTCTGGTGACCTCGCCCGGATGGGAAAAGCTGCCGCCCTCGACGCCGGTCACCTTCCGCATCACCGAAAGCGTGATGGGCGAAGTGGTGACGGCAAAAGACACGTTCAAAGCGCCGGACAGGCCTTGA
- the ccoP gene encoding cytochrome-c oxidase, cbb3-type subunit III, giving the protein MADIHNKEIDQVSGVETTGHEWDGLKELNNPLPKWWLYLFYVTIVWAVIYWVLYPSWPLISSYTTGILGANQRAEAIAAYEEVIAGRSEFADKVVATPLEDIGKDQQLLQFALANGQAAFGDNCAPCHGGGGAGSEGYPNLQDDTWIWGGTLEDIHTSLQYGIRSDHDEARFGEMPAFGRDELLTGEEIDQVANFVASRVGLTAEEGVDLAAGQTLYADNCAACHGESLEGIQEVGAPSLMSANYLYGKSLADIKAQIDTPRNGVMPAWAGRLDPATIKSLTLYVHSFGGGI; this is encoded by the coding sequence ATGGCAGACATACATAACAAGGAAATCGACCAGGTCTCCGGGGTCGAGACAACCGGCCACGAGTGGGACGGTCTGAAGGAGCTGAACAATCCCCTGCCGAAATGGTGGCTGTATCTGTTCTACGTCACCATCGTCTGGGCGGTGATCTACTGGGTGCTCTATCCCTCCTGGCCGCTGATCTCCAGCTATACGACCGGCATCCTGGGCGCCAACCAGCGCGCCGAGGCGATTGCCGCCTATGAGGAAGTCATCGCGGGCCGGTCCGAGTTTGCGGACAAGGTCGTGGCCACGCCCCTTGAGGACATCGGCAAGGATCAGCAATTGCTGCAATTCGCCCTGGCCAACGGACAGGCCGCATTCGGCGACAACTGCGCTCCGTGCCACGGCGGCGGCGGTGCGGGGTCCGAAGGCTACCCGAACCTGCAGGATGACACCTGGATCTGGGGTGGCACGCTGGAGGACATCCACACCTCGCTCCAATACGGCATCCGCTCGGACCATGACGAAGCCCGCTTCGGCGAAATGCCGGCTTTCGGACGGGACGAGCTGCTTACGGGCGAAGAGATCGACCAGGTTGCCAATTTCGTCGCCTCCCGCGTTGGACTGACCGCAGAAGAGGGTGTTGACCTGGCTGCCGGACAAACGCTTTATGCGGACAATTGCGCAGCCTGCCACGGCGAAAGCCTGGAGGGTATTCAGGAGGTCGGCGCGCCGAGCCTGATGTCGGCAAACTACCTCTATGGCAAGTCCCTGGCGGACATCAAGGCCCAGATCGACACCCCGCGCAACGGCGTCATGCCTGCATGGGCCGGCCGTCTGGACCCGGCGACAATCAAATCGCTGACGCTCTACGTCCATTCCTTCGGTGGCGGCATTTAA
- a CDS encoding cbb3-type cytochrome c oxidase subunit 3 gives MNETYSAFAGFAQTWGLLYFMILFGIVLAYALWPKNREKFDEASQIPLRED, from the coding sequence ATGAACGAAACGTATTCCGCTTTCGCAGGTTTCGCGCAGACCTGGGGCCTACTCTACTTCATGATCCTGTTTGGCATCGTTCTGGCCTACGCATTGTGGCCGAAGAACCGCGAAAAGTTCGACGAAGCCTCGCAAATCCCGCTCCGGGAGGACTGA
- the ccoO gene encoding cytochrome-c oxidase, cbb3-type subunit II, translated as MSVWKKHEVFEKNSFVLLIGILVMVAIGGLVEIAPLFYLKSTIEKTEGMRPYTPLELAGRDIYIREGCYTCHSQMVRPMRDELERYGHFSLAAESMYDHPFQWGSKRTGPDLARVGGKYSDAWHVEHLRDPRSLVPASIMPGYPFLAENKLNTRDIKAQLSVNTVIGVPYSEDQVDNAKSDILGQASPDTDAAYAFEERYPTALIRDFDGNPAEVTEMDALVAYLQVLGTMVDFSIYDDKANSR; from the coding sequence ATGTCAGTTTGGAAAAAACACGAAGTCTTTGAAAAGAACTCCTTTGTCCTCTTGATCGGCATTCTGGTCATGGTCGCCATCGGCGGCCTGGTCGAGATCGCACCGCTCTTCTACCTGAAGAGCACGATCGAGAAGACGGAAGGCATGCGGCCCTATACGCCGCTGGAGCTTGCCGGGCGCGACATCTACATCCGCGAGGGCTGCTACACCTGCCACTCGCAGATGGTCCGCCCGATGCGTGACGAACTGGAGCGCTACGGCCATTTCTCGCTGGCTGCGGAATCCATGTATGACCATCCGTTCCAGTGGGGTTCCAAACGCACAGGTCCCGACCTTGCGCGCGTCGGCGGAAAATATTCCGACGCCTGGCATGTCGAGCACCTGAGAGACCCGCGCTCGCTGGTTCCGGCGTCCATCATGCCCGGCTATCCGTTCCTGGCGGAAAACAAGCTGAACACACGGGATATCAAGGCACAGCTCTCCGTCAACACGGTCATTGGCGTGCCTTACAGCGAAGACCAGGTCGACAATGCGAAGTCGGACATTCTGGGTCAGGCATCTCCCGACACGGACGCGGCCTACGCCTTCGAGGAACGCTATCCGACTGCTCTCATCCGCGATTTCGACGGCAATCCCGCCGAAGTCACCGAGATGGATGCTCTGGTCGCCTATCTCCAGGTGCTGGGCACGATGGTCGACTTCTCAATCTACGACGACAAGGCGAACTCGAGGTAA